The sequence GCCTGGATATTTTCCTCTTCTCCACCGGCAAATTCAGGGATCTGCGATGATATCCACTGCACCATATTTCTCGTAGGAAGATTGTTGGATACTCCGGGTCGCTCCAACGTTCCATTCGACGGAGTCGATCCCGATGTCGAACCAGCATGAGCCGTCGCCTGCTCGTCTGGCATCCAGCGAGGAGCCACATTTTCTTCTCTATTTCTATCACTTTCTGCTCGCGCGCCTAGAATCTGGATTAATTGCGCGAATTGTTGTTCTTGTTGCTGCAGCATTTGTTGTTGCTGCATTTGTGCCTCTTGCTGCTGACGTAATACCTCATTTACTAAGGCAAGTATCTGCTGCAGTATTTCCGTGGTGCCCAATTGACTGCCTCCGGTTGGTATCGGAGCATCCACTCTTGCTCTTGAAGCTCGCTCTGAAAACTCTTCCGGCAGAACCTCCACTGGATCGTACCTTTCAAGGTGTGACATTATTGCGTCCACTAACGCGTTTCTATCACCAATGGTCGAAAGACCGTATCTCTTGGCTTCTGCTTGCAATTGCTCAATGGAAAACTCTTCTAATGCAGCACGTTCCATTCTCCTCTGGTGCTTGGTTCGCACCATTCCTTGTCATCACGatatacacaaaaattcaCTGACTTGATTTTCAATCGGCcctttatcccacttctgagtTGAAAAAAGACGAAAACACATAGAATTCAAGAAATACCGATCTAAGGGCGTCGAATGAGCTACACAAGATCAagtgtatttaataataactagTATATTTAGTTTCACGTTGTACAATTACTCTCAGGCTTAGGATCGTCCGTCCTGGAACCCGTCACGAAGGAGAGTCCCGACCGGGCATTCTCTCGCTCGCAGCTCATCTCGGTGGATCTTTCTAGGTGTTATTAGAATCGTACATCAAAACATGTTTGTCACCTTTCCAACCGATGTACGTTCGCACGATCCTTCGAGGCCTTCCGCAACATGATCTCTAATACAATATCTGATTTACACAAATAATCTTTCAGTAGCGATAAACAGcgtcattatttttcttttcattacaATAAAACTATTGTTATACgtgcaaaatttgaaaatttcttcCAAGCACTGGCAGATTTCGTAAATATCCATGAGCCTTGCAACGTAACATCCAACAGGCTTGGGAAAAATGGTTACGAGAATATAACGCTGTTCTTTCACCTTTCTTGCgggcaaaaaataaaatgtgcatTTTAATTTACTGCGCAATTATTCGATGGAACCGGCGACTCGACCGCAGCGTTTCGATTTATCGACAAACCGTTTCCTTGTCCCGGTTGAACGAACGCGCGTACGTCGTTTCGTTCAATGCGCCGGATGGCTCGTTCGCGCGGTCACCAATTCTCGCGCGCAGAACGTTCGAAGGGAACATAAAACACTTCGTTAGCCTTTCCAGGAGCGAACGACCGTAAACGCGTACGATCGAATAAAAAGGTCGCGTAATTGCCCTATGGCAAATAGTAACGGCGCTGAATCTGAGACTGCTTTCGACCCGAAAGTGCGAGATTAAAAATGCCAgtcatcaatttttattcctataagattttaattagaatCAATATCTAATTTCGTTTCATTACTATCATCGTGCCATGACACGGCAAATTCCtcgaaaagtaaaaattattttatgggTAATATCGTTTTACaatcgaattaattaagaacaaAGGAGATGCAAACTTTAATTGATTCGACCTTAACTGgcaatatatttgataaaaaattgttaatcaCAGCGTTTCGACCCTTGGTTTGGCTCCTCCTCAGGTGATAACGAACTTTATACAAAATCGGGCATTAAGTTACTCTGTACAAattaacaacaacaacaatgttacgaatataataataaactatgcgctgattaaattgaaaatgaaaaagaaaagaagtcAAAACTTACGTGTCAATTGTGACGtcagtatataaaaaataagtcagtataagaaaaatagataaataaataacgaatcATGTCAAAACGTAGAAATTTGACAGTTTTTAAGTGTCACGATAAAACAGAAATCACAATTAAACGAAAAAGTCCAGTCTGACATGAAAGGTACGTTAGCGACCCATGAAGGCAACCAACACACTGCTAGTCTATTTAGGTGATTTTTATTATccaaaaaataatacaatacttTATCGTTGACCAGAATTggctatattttattattaatttacttaatttacaacgtttcgacccatGGTTGCGGTCCTTATCAAGTAAGCTGAATTACATAGAAGCAAAGGTTAGTTTAGACAATAATATTAACGAAAATTAAACGAAGTACGGTTAGCACTTACTTGTAGATgtcaaaattaacaaaaactaGAAATCATTGGCAGAATATCAACAGTAAAAGTCATAGATATCAGTTCAAaggttttttataataaatagagatTTCTAAGTCATCCATTAACCCTTTAACTACGGGTAAAATTATACGCGACTACAACGCCAAACacaaaaaaatgagaaaaatgtcgattttaacataatagTCATTTTTGcttataaataagtaaaatgttttaaaatatgcttTAAAACATTGCTTGtcttaaatcaaattttatttcattgatttttcaaggaaaaaaaaaagaaaattcacCCTCTGAAAGGATCAGGGATTAATAGGGTTAAAAATAACttagaaaaaagttttttcctAATTAAAACTTTCGGTAATACATTCCTTGAAGAAGAATAAGTGATTATCTATTTTACCAAATTTCAAATTCTACCCCTAAAGGTATGAAACGGGggttaaaattttgtatagaaagaatttgaaaaataagattttcaaaatgaaacttattgaaatatgttcCTAAAGAGAAATAACAAAACACCTATTTTACCAATTTGCAAAACTTAACCCCTAAGGGGGTAGAACGAGGGTTGAAAATTTCTATGGAATGGAGATAAAAAAGGAATTTTCAGAATAAAACTTTCAGAAATGTATccctaaataaaaataagtgaGCACCTATTTTaccaaatttcaaaattttatcccTAAGGGGGTAAAACAGTggttgaaattttttttatgaaaaaatataaaaagtagcGTTTTCAAAATGGAACTAACTGAAATGTATTTCTAAAGATACATAACAGAACACTTACTTTACCAATTTTCAAAACTCAACCcataagggggtgaaacgggGGTTGAAAGTTTTTatgaaatggaaataaaaaagtggTTTTCAAAATACAACTTTCGGAAATGTATCCTAAAGAGAAAGAACTATTTTACCGAATTTCAAAATTCCATCCCTGAAGGGGTGAAGCGGGGTTTGAAATTTTGTCTATTGCAGtggtgtataaaataatttacgtcCAAATTGTACGCTGATGAAGCCGCAGGCAAAAGCTaggaagtaaaaataaataaatagatttacattttatatcattacatttattttaacaattacaagaaaggatataatataaaatgtaaaaaccaaaaatgtaatcaatgtcatgtaaaaatatattgaaagtaaaaagtaaaagtaaagGAAAATGTTACTACagataataattcaaaatttttctttcaaaacttttttctggtgtgataaattttataacaatttccCACACAAAGTCCTACTTGACATTCTGGACACCATGTTGTAACATATTTTCGCTTTCGATCACCTCTATTAGTATGAGAGCAAACATGACATATTTGTTGTCCTTTTCTTCTACCAACAGTTGGCGGAACATTATCCAGGAAATGCCTTTCCATAAAATTTGTTGCAGCTAAACGGTCAAGGTGTTCTCCGCTTCTTGTACCAGATCTAACTGCAGTAAGAGTACCATGTCTCtaaaatttgtcgaattatattccttataaaatgtttcagtGGCAAGGTATTATTTCCTGTTTTAACTAAATACAAATTGTACGAATTCAAAATTGACAAATccaacaaatgaaaaaagaattttttgtaCCACTTCACAGATTTACGGACACATTCAACAAAAGACAACTGCATGTCAGCTTTATCAACTAGTCtcatattttttgtataatcAAGCACACAGTCTGGTTTCATAATTCTTTCATTTGTCCGATGATTCACTTTCCCACTATCCACCAATCTTCCTCTATGAAATGTGGTGATAAAATGAACAtctcttttatcttttcatttcagagctaaaatttttctaaactttttccattttatttcacCGCGCCTTAGTCTTGTAAATCTAGAGAAATGTCTTCAGTTGTTTTTCACAGTGCCACATaatcctataccattttggaCCAAATAAGCCGCTAACTTTGGACTGGTGTACCAATTATCGGTATACAAAAGATGATTTTTTCTTTGATAATTTTGCATCAGTTTTTTTACAACAGCGCCCGCAACACCAATTGGATCGTCTTGTGGTATATCTCGCGCAGAACCGGTATAAACTAAAACGTTCATAATAATACAcccttcatatttttttacaataactaTTGTTTTCCAACATAGTTTTCCGGATCTTCGgcaagattataattttcgtGGTCCCAAAGTGTGACAGTGGATTCTTATAGGATTTTGGATGGGAAAAAAGAATCTGAAAGTTTTAAATCGATATCTCTATTGgttttcgagatatcgattttttcgtgtaattatatatattaggagAAGCAGCTCCGTTCATGTTCACTttaacatatgttatagaggacCTTAAGTAACGTACAGAAGGTTTTACTCGTctgtcattgtttattaaaaaagttaataacaaaagaagtttaataattttacacaaattttccaCACAAATGGAGATCTAGGCGAGAGGGTGAGAATCCCTTaaggagccccggacacatacgcatcgttttcagcccgcttcgcccctcccccccccggGGTTCTGTCCCGTGTACTATGTGATCAcaataggtctgttctttttagctgcactgctgaactagtgcagttagagtgaaagaaagtatattcgTCTCATTCTAACTaactgcactagttcagcagtgcagctaaaaagaacagacctattgTGATCATGTAGTACACGGGACGGAACCCGCGGGGGGGAGGAGCGAAGCCCCTgagcgaagcgggctgaaaacgatgcgtCTCTGTCTGGGGCTCCAGAgtcggaaaatataacttaacccaacccaaccccATTTTTTATTCCTGCTTTTGAACCCCGCGAAAACGGTGAGGAGGAGATTCTCCTTCAGTATTACctatttcgaaacttcttttgttaataactttttaataaacaacgagcgacggctaaaaccttttgaaggtcactcaggagggtcaTCTTGACAAtgtatgtcaaggtcaaggttaTCGGAGCTGCATCCcctataatacataattacctCCAAATAATTAcccaaattatcaaaaataattttaaaaaatatgtagattacatatttttcgagctTCCCCTATTGATTATCACTGTTGGAGTCACAACAAAGATTTTTACCACGAGagcataaaaaaaaatcgaaattcggAAAAGGCCTTattgtattaggggtgtgatttagttttgagggtttgttttgctcaaaaacgcatgtatttaaatatgataatgaatgaataccataatcaaaatattttccttcgttttctataactttttcccatctttctggcaagagatggattccaccacgataaaatgactcttcttttga comes from Ooceraea biroi isolate clonal line C1 chromosome 8, Obir_v5.4, whole genome shotgun sequence and encodes:
- the LOC113562421 gene encoding LOW QUALITY PROTEIN: piggyBac transposable element-derived protein 4-like (The sequence of the model RefSeq protein was modified relative to this genomic sequence to represent the inferred CDS: deleted 1 base in 1 codon; substituted 1 base at 1 genomic stop codon): MQLSFVECVRKSVKWYKKFFFHLLDLSILNSYNLYLVKTGNNTLPLKHFIRNIIRQILETWYSYCSXSGTRSGEHLDRLAATNFMERHFLDNVPPTVGRRKGQQICHVCSHTNRGDRKRKYVTTWCPECQVGLCVGNCYKIYHTRKKF